The Amycolatopsis sp. NBC_01480 genome segment GGCCAGCGCGGTGATCGTGGTGGCGACGAAGCCGCCGACGTTCACCACCCCCGTCGCGGTGCCGACCCGGTGCATCGGGTTGTAGTCACGGGCCAGCGCGAAGCCGATCATCGACGCCGGTCCGCCCAGCGCCAGGAACGCGAACGCGGGCACCAGCACGCCCACCGGCAGCGGCCCGCTCCAGCCGAGCAGCACCGCCCACACCACCGCGGCGCCGCCGAGGTACCCGCCGACCAGCGGCATCCGCAGCGAGGGCCGGCGGCCGATCAACGTGCCCAGTAGTGGGCCGCCCGCCATCGAGCCGAAGACGAACACGGTCAGCAGCGCGCTGGCCGTCGCCGGCGGCAAACCCTGTCCCTGCACCAGAAACGGCAAACCCCAGAGCAGCGTCAGCACGTTCGGCGCGAACATCGTGGTGAAGTGCACCCAGAAGCCCAGCCGGGTGCCGGGCACCCGCCACGCCGTGCGGACCTGGCGGGCCAGCTCGGCCGCGCGCACCGGTTCACGGACCGGCTCGGGCACGCCGAGCGGGGTGTCGCGCACGCGCAGCAGCACGGGAACGCTGTACAGCAAGGTGATCGCGCCGACGGACAGGAAGGTGACTGTCCATCCTGGACCGTCGAGCAGCAGCGTCAGCGGGACTGTGGCGGCGAGGTTGCCGATGTAGCCGACCGCCGAGGTGAACGACGTCAGCAGCGCGTACTGCCGTCCCGGGAAGTGGGCCGCGACGAGCCGCAGCACACTGACGAACGTCAGCGCGTCGCCGAGCCCGAGGACACCGCGGGCCAGGAGGCCGACGCCGTAAGTGCTCGCGAAGCCCAGCAGCAGCTGGCCGAGCCCGAGGATCAGCGCGGCGGCGGTGAGCACCCGCCGCGGGCCGTACCGGTCAACCAGTACGCCGGTGGGGATCTGCATCGCGGCGTAGACCCCGACCTGCAGCACGGTGAACGTGCCGAGCGCGGCCGAGCCGACGCCGAAGCGTTCGGCCGCCTGCAACCCGGCGACGCCGAACGAGGTGCGGTGGAACACGGCCAGCAGGTAGACCGTGACCGCGGTGAGCCAGATGAGCCAGGACCGGACGGTGGCGCGGCCGGGCGACAAGGGTTCCTCCAGGAGGTAGCGGTTCGTCAGGGGAAGACGCCCACGCTGCCGCCTCGAAAGTTGTATCGCCTCAGCAAGCTCGAAACATAGCCGTTACCTGGGTGGTTTTCGCCACAGCGCCGAGCCGGCCGGTCCCGGCCCTGGTCACGGCAGCCGGACCGATCCGGTGATGCCGATGACCGTGTCACCGCCCACCCAGATGTCGGAGCCGTCCCGTTCGACGTGGACGCGGCCGCGGCGCCGGAGGCGGGTGCCCTGGGCGGCGACGTAGGACTCCGGCGCCTGCCCGGTGCCGATCAGCCATTGGCCGATCGCGGCGTTGAGGCTGCCGGTCACCGGGTCTTCGGCGGTGCGCACGAAGGCGCGGACTTCGAAGGCCGTTTCGCCTCCGGACGGGTGCGGGCCGACCACGCCGACCTTGTCGTGCTCACCGAAGGCGGCGGCGTCCGGCTCGATCGCGAGCACCGTTTCGGCGTCCTTGAGCAGGAGCGCGAGCCACCCGGGACCGTTGTCGGCCCACTGCGCGCCGACGACGTCCTCGTCCTTCAGGCGCAGTGCGCGCTTCACCTGAGCAAGATCCGCGGGATCGACGTCGCCGCCGCGGATCAGGGGCGGCGCGGCGAACGCGAGCCGGTCCCCCGTGCGCCGCACGCGCACCAGTCCGGCCCCGCATTCCTGGACCAGGTCCGCGGCCTTCGGCACGCCGCCGGCTTCGAGCCACGCCCGCGCCGAGCCCAGCGTAGGGTGCCCGGCGAAGGGCAGCTCGCCTTCGGTGGTGAAGATCCGCACCCGGTAGTCGGCGTCCGCGTGGACCGGGGGCAGCAGGAAGGTCGTCTCACTGAGGTTGGTCCAGCGGGCGAACGCGGCCATCTGCTCGTCGGTGAGCCCCTCGGCGCCGTGCACCACGGCGAGCGGGTTGCCGAGCAGGAACCGGCCGGTGAAGACGTCGATCTGGTGAAACGTGCGCATGCTGCCCACCGTGGCATCGCGGGGGCGGGCGGGCCAGCGAATTCCGGCCTGCGGACGGGTTGCTTCCGGGCCAGCACGCGTGCATCGGCCGAGCCGCTTCCAGGCGGCTACTTCCGTTCGAGCGCGGCCAGGCGCAGCTCGAGCTGGTCGACCCGGTGCCGGAGCAGGGTGACCTGGGCTTCCAGGCTGACTTCCCGTTCGGCCCGGCGCTGGATGCGCGGGGAAGCCGCGGCGCGCTCGATCACCGCGTCCAGCCGGACCAGGCGCTGCGGCCCGTTCGGGCCGTCCACCAGCCGGGACTCGATCTCACCGTTGCGGTACCAGGACCGCAGGGCCGAGCGGGAGACGCCGGCCTCGGCCTCCGCCTTGGCCAGCGTGACCCAGGGGGTCTCGTCCAGCCGCTCGAACAGCTCCAGCTCGTTCTGCCAGCGCGCGAGCCGGTCCTCCCAGTCCGACGGTGACTCCACAGCACCCTCCCTTCGGCATGGTGACCCTGTCAATATCAGTGTATTGACAGGGTTGCAACCATGGAAGCATGTTCGAGAAATTCACCGTGAAGGCCCGTCAGGTAGTCGTCGCGTCCCAGGAAGAGGCCAGACGGCTCAACCACAACTACATCGGCACGGAGCACATCCTGCTGGGGTTGCTCGAAACGCAGGACAGCATCGCGGCGAAGGCCCTGACCCAGCTCGGGCTGGACAAGGAGACGGCGCGGGCCGACATCGCCGCGGTGGTCAAGCCCGGCACGGACGAGCGGAGCGGCCACATCCCGTTCACGCCGCGCGCGAAGAAGACGCTGGAGCTGGCCCTGCGCGAGGCGCTGCAGCTGCGCCACAACTACATCGGCACGGAGCACATCCTGCTCGCGCTGGTCGCGGAAGGTGAGGGCGTCGGCGCGAAGGTGCTGGCCGAGCGGATCACCCCGATCGGCAAGATCCGGGCCACCGTGCTGGCGGAGCTGAGGGGTGCGCAGGAGGCTCCGGCCGGCAGCCCGTGGCCGTCCGGCACCGCCGCCACCGAGGACACCGTGTCCACCGCCAGCGCGCTGGCCGGTGGCTCCGCGGTCGGCAGCCATCACCTGCTCGAGGCGATGCTGCAGGCGGAGAACAGCATGGCGGCCAAGGTGCTGCGCGAGCTCGGGGTCGACCCGGCCGCGGTGGCCGCCAAGATCGACGAGCTCGACCCGGAGACGACCACCGACGCCAACCCGGAGGAAACCGCCGCCCGTCAGATGGAACTCCGGCTGGTCGGCGAAGAGGTCCACCTGATCCTGCGCGACCCGGGCACGGTCACGCTCGCCAAGAAGGTCACCGAGCTGTCCGACGGCCCGATCCGCGGCGCCGGTCCGGTCGCCGGCCTGTTCGTCCCGCTGTGGCGGTCGGTCAACCAGCTGCTGGGGCAGTTCCAGCACGTGCTGGAACCGGAAGCCGAAGAAGCGGGCGGATCCGCCGCGGGCAAGGTGGCCAAGGCCGTGCGCTCGGTGCTCGCACCCCGGCTCCGCGGATGAACCGGCCGGGCAGTGCTTCCAAAACGGTTACCGGGAACGGAAACCAGCCGGAGAAGCCAGGGACCGTCGCCATCATCGGGGCCGGTCTGGGCGGGCTGATCCTGGCCCGGATGTTGCACCTGAACGGTTTCGACGCCGTGGTGTACGAACGTGATCCGTCACGCGGCGCGCGCGGTCAGGGCGGTATGCTCGACATCCACTCCGGGCAGCCGGCGCTGCGCGAGGCCGGGCTGATCGACCGGTTCCACGCGATC includes the following:
- a CDS encoding MFS transporter, with the protein product MSPGRATVRSWLIWLTAVTVYLLAVFHRTSFGVAGLQAAERFGVGSAALGTFTVLQVGVYAAMQIPTGVLVDRYGPRRVLTAAALILGLGQLLLGFASTYGVGLLARGVLGLGDALTFVSVLRLVAAHFPGRQYALLTSFTSAVGYIGNLAATVPLTLLLDGPGWTVTFLSVGAITLLYSVPVLLRVRDTPLGVPEPVREPVRAAELARQVRTAWRVPGTRLGFWVHFTTMFAPNVLTLLWGLPFLVQGQGLPPATASALLTVFVFGSMAGGPLLGTLIGRRPSLRMPLVGGYLGGAAVVWAVLLGWSGPLPVGVLVPAFAFLALGGPASMIGFALARDYNPMHRVGTATGVVNVGGFVATTITALAVGVLLQWTGGNFRVALLAVVVVLAVGTARMLVWWRRARAHLFAAEARGEAVPVRIRRRPWDTVPEAPVPAVAA
- a CDS encoding PhzF family phenazine biosynthesis protein — protein: MRTFHQIDVFTGRFLLGNPLAVVHGAEGLTDEQMAAFARWTNLSETTFLLPPVHADADYRVRIFTTEGELPFAGHPTLGSARAWLEAGGVPKAADLVQECGAGLVRVRRTGDRLAFAAPPLIRGGDVDPADLAQVKRALRLKDEDVVGAQWADNGPGWLALLLKDAETVLAIEPDAAAFGEHDKVGVVGPHPSGGETAFEVRAFVRTAEDPVTGSLNAAIGQWLIGTGQAPESYVAAQGTRLRRRGRVHVERDGSDIWVGGDTVIGITGSVRLP
- a CDS encoding excisionase — encoded protein: MESPSDWEDRLARWQNELELFERLDETPWVTLAKAEAEAGVSRSALRSWYRNGEIESRLVDGPNGPQRLVRLDAVIERAAASPRIQRRAEREVSLEAQVTLLRHRVDQLELRLAALERK
- a CDS encoding Clp protease N-terminal domain-containing protein, producing the protein MFEKFTVKARQVVVASQEEARRLNHNYIGTEHILLGLLETQDSIAAKALTQLGLDKETARADIAAVVKPGTDERSGHIPFTPRAKKTLELALREALQLRHNYIGTEHILLALVAEGEGVGAKVLAERITPIGKIRATVLAELRGAQEAPAGSPWPSGTAATEDTVSTASALAGGSAVGSHHLLEAMLQAENSMAAKVLRELGVDPAAVAAKIDELDPETTTDANPEETAARQMELRLVGEEVHLILRDPGTVTLAKKVTELSDGPIRGAGPVAGLFVPLWRSVNQLLGQFQHVLEPEAEEAGGSAAGKVAKAVRSVLAPRLRG